Proteins from one Bombus affinis isolate iyBomAffi1 chromosome 1, iyBomAffi1.2, whole genome shotgun sequence genomic window:
- the LOC126916155 gene encoding polyisoprenoid diphosphate/phosphate phosphohydrolase PLPP6 isoform X1: MEKHSKREIPSMLNKILDRDVHLTRSVVKCVEALPLMKKLRKHYKMLEISCHAVPWITSILAFIWILNNKNLYQMQVNLLMALILDIIIIAILKAYIRRRRPAVNDDPFSLGPDKYSFPSGHASRSVLIFYFFKYLWPVSDICLLSILIWIFAVILSRLLMRRHYILDISAGIFLGYIEGMLVSILYLESETCSNLIYWITDEKLDGAEYDI; encoded by the exons ATGGAGAAG CATTCTAAAAGAGAAATTCCAtcaatgttaaataaaatattagacCGTGATGTCCATTTAACAAGAAGTGTTGTTAAATGTGTAGAAGCCTTGCCACTAATGAAGAAGTTAAGAAAGCATTACAAAATGTTAGAG ATATCTTGCCACGCAGTACCCTGGATAACATCGATACTTGCATTTATTTGGAttcttaataataaaaatttgtatcaaATGCAAGTCAATTTGTTAATGG ctTTAATATTGGACATTATCATTATTGCTATATTGAAAGCATatataagaagaagaagaccaGCAGTTAACGACGATCCTTTTTCACTAGGACCTGATAAGTATTCATTTCCATCGGGTCATGCTTCTCGGTCGGtacttatcttttatttctttaaatatctaTGGCCTGTGTCTGATATTTGTCTCCTATCGATATTAATATGGATCTTCGCTGTAATTCTGTCTAGACTTTTAATGAGAAGGCATTATATTCTTGATATTTCTGCAGGGATTTTTCTAGGTTATATTGAAGGAATGCTTGTAAGCATTTTATATTTAGAATCTGAAACTTGctccaatttaatatattgGATAACTGATGAGAAACTAGATGGTGCAGAATATGATATTTAA
- the LOC126916136 gene encoding alpha-tubulin N-acetyltransferase-like isoform X4, with protein MEFKFNVNKLLPRKINKVTHTLIPEDFRGDRRELNECQRQLSRVLDDMGEASARAQGLNKSITSAVKLRDTDHVVYLLVDNEANNGLGSVVGLLKTGSKNLFMFDETGAHYQLKPRCVLDFYVHESRQRMGLGNILYQHMLSEENIRPVKLAIDRPSEKFLAFLDKYYGLSKIIPQNNKFVVFQGFFDDERQDVRTNRYSLPAKTSIDIGTSSIIHNNLGKSNSSSFGRYAAARPPCSMANIIHNTAVLGPSAERTGEKPSTPAATQLKPERPRSLSLYSEEEQKQRTSELSTVPTPALPDYQPTPLATILRETEKTEKNMKPSPSCSQEVAGSNQHTRLDLKFYHSPLW; from the exons cGAATGCCAGAGGCAGTTAAGCAGAGTTCTCGACGACATGGGCGAGGCTTCTGCCAGAGCCCAAGGTCTGAACAAGTCAATAACCAGCGCTGTAAAACTTCGAGATACCGACCATGTTGTTTATTTATTAGTTGACAATGAAGCTAACAA CGGACTGGGCAGCGTGGTGGGATTGTTGAAGACCGGATCGAAGAACCTCTTCATGTTCGACGAGACTGGCGCTCATTATCAGCTGAAGCCAAGATGCGTTTTGGATTTCTACGTTCACGAGTCGCGGCAACGCATGGGCCTTGGAAATATTCTCTACCAGCACATGCTCTCC GAAGAGAATATTAGGCCCGTGAAATTGGCGATCGATAGACCTTCGGAGAAGTTCTTAGCCTTTCTAGACAAATACTACGGTCTCTCGAAGATTATTCCACAGAACAATAAATTTGTCGTTTTTCAAGGATTCTTTGACGACG AACGTCAGGATGTGAGGACGAATAGATACAGTTTACCTGCAAAGACCTCGATTGACATTGGTACTTCTAGCATCATACATAACAATCTTGGAAAGAGTAACTCTAG TTCGTTTGGTAGATACGCCGCTGCACGACCGCCTTGTTCCATGGCAAAT ATAATCCATAACACTGCTGTGCTTGGTCCATCAGCCGAGCGTACTGG TGAAAAACCGAGCACGCCGGCTGCGACTCAACTGAAACCGGAACGACCACGATCGTTGAGCCTTTATTCGGAAGAAGAACAGAAGCAACGTACGAGCGAATTGTCAACAGTACCAACACCTGCTTTACCAGACTATCAACCGACTCCTCTAGCTACCATTTTACGAGAAACGGAGAAAACCgaaaaaaatatgaaaccaTCGCCCTCGTGTAGCCAAGAAGTAGCTGGTTCCAATCAACATACTCGATTagatttaaaattttatcattCTCCTTTATGGTAA
- the LOC126916136 gene encoding alpha-tubulin N-acetyltransferase-like isoform X3, whose translation MEFKFNVNKLLPRKINKVTHTLIPEDFRGDRRELNECQRQLSRVLDDMGEASARAQGLNKSITSAVKLRDTDHVVYLLVDNEANNGLGSVVGLLKTGSKNLFMFDETGAHYQLKPRCVLDFYVHESRQRMGLGNILYQHMLSEENIRPVKLAIDRPSEKFLAFLDKYYGLSKIIPQNNKFVVFQGFFDDERQDVRTNRYSLPAKTSIDIGTSSIIHNNLGKSNSSLNGVAYSSPVSRSSFGRYAAARPPCSMANIIHNTAVLGPSAERTGEKPSTPAATQLKPERPRSLSLYSEEEQKQRTSELSTVPTPALPDYQPTPLATILRETEKTEKNMKPSPSCSQEVAGSNQHTRLDLKFYHSPLW comes from the exons cGAATGCCAGAGGCAGTTAAGCAGAGTTCTCGACGACATGGGCGAGGCTTCTGCCAGAGCCCAAGGTCTGAACAAGTCAATAACCAGCGCTGTAAAACTTCGAGATACCGACCATGTTGTTTATTTATTAGTTGACAATGAAGCTAACAA CGGACTGGGCAGCGTGGTGGGATTGTTGAAGACCGGATCGAAGAACCTCTTCATGTTCGACGAGACTGGCGCTCATTATCAGCTGAAGCCAAGATGCGTTTTGGATTTCTACGTTCACGAGTCGCGGCAACGCATGGGCCTTGGAAATATTCTCTACCAGCACATGCTCTCC GAAGAGAATATTAGGCCCGTGAAATTGGCGATCGATAGACCTTCGGAGAAGTTCTTAGCCTTTCTAGACAAATACTACGGTCTCTCGAAGATTATTCCACAGAACAATAAATTTGTCGTTTTTCAAGGATTCTTTGACGACG AACGTCAGGATGTGAGGACGAATAGATACAGTTTACCTGCAAAGACCTCGATTGACATTGGTACTTCTAGCATCATACATAACAATCTTGGAAAGAGTAACTCTAG CTTAAATGGCGTTGCCTATTCTTCCCCTGTTTCACGCAGTTCGTTTGGTAGATACGCCGCTGCACGACCGCCTTGTTCCATGGCAAAT ATAATCCATAACACTGCTGTGCTTGGTCCATCAGCCGAGCGTACTGG TGAAAAACCGAGCACGCCGGCTGCGACTCAACTGAAACCGGAACGACCACGATCGTTGAGCCTTTATTCGGAAGAAGAACAGAAGCAACGTACGAGCGAATTGTCAACAGTACCAACACCTGCTTTACCAGACTATCAACCGACTCCTCTAGCTACCATTTTACGAGAAACGGAGAAAACCgaaaaaaatatgaaaccaTCGCCCTCGTGTAGCCAAGAAGTAGCTGGTTCCAATCAACATACTCGATTagatttaaaattttatcattCTCCTTTATGGTAA
- the LOC126916155 gene encoding polyisoprenoid diphosphate/phosphate phosphohydrolase PLPP6 isoform X2, translating into MLNKILDRDVHLTRSVVKCVEALPLMKKLRKHYKMLEISCHAVPWITSILAFIWILNNKNLYQMQVNLLMALILDIIIIAILKAYIRRRRPAVNDDPFSLGPDKYSFPSGHASRSVLIFYFFKYLWPVSDICLLSILIWIFAVILSRLLMRRHYILDISAGIFLGYIEGMLVSILYLESETCSNLIYWITDEKLDGAEYDI; encoded by the exons atgttaaataaaatattagacCGTGATGTCCATTTAACAAGAAGTGTTGTTAAATGTGTAGAAGCCTTGCCACTAATGAAGAAGTTAAGAAAGCATTACAAAATGTTAGAG ATATCTTGCCACGCAGTACCCTGGATAACATCGATACTTGCATTTATTTGGAttcttaataataaaaatttgtatcaaATGCAAGTCAATTTGTTAATGG ctTTAATATTGGACATTATCATTATTGCTATATTGAAAGCATatataagaagaagaagaccaGCAGTTAACGACGATCCTTTTTCACTAGGACCTGATAAGTATTCATTTCCATCGGGTCATGCTTCTCGGTCGGtacttatcttttatttctttaaatatctaTGGCCTGTGTCTGATATTTGTCTCCTATCGATATTAATATGGATCTTCGCTGTAATTCTGTCTAGACTTTTAATGAGAAGGCATTATATTCTTGATATTTCTGCAGGGATTTTTCTAGGTTATATTGAAGGAATGCTTGTAAGCATTTTATATTTAGAATCTGAAACTTGctccaatttaatatattgGATAACTGATGAGAAACTAGATGGTGCAGAATATGATATTTAA
- the LOC126916141 gene encoding uncharacterized protein LOC126916141, whose product MQKDQLETPKLKRLRRVQKASTPEPVKKNIMDHITNVRAGSSHHRATMAPSDFASQQSFPKKKITLDRTSISSVQSMADGTKIMDSECNDVELKLLYDQYLQKIMTEIILKKKTEEKEKLFLSQLATIAKEYDHNEEKLFKLKTRERDIINLSKIQNEIDSQILDVNNCTRGEENKILEKILSQLYDLLKPLDILRCDNIVLPETPEEWEETKQALKSCSESLKSIIDLIGTKIESYQSVNEGIKEFVRTLNNIKDHQRRLEKELYELQALTLKSASLTLM is encoded by the exons ATGCAGAAAGATCAGTTGGAAACACCAAAACTGAAACGACTTAGAAG ggTACAAAAGGCTTCTACACCAGAACCAGTAAAAAAGAATATAATGGATCACATAACAAATGTTCGTGCAGGTAGTTCACACCATAGGGCAACAATGGCTCCATCTGATTTTGCTTCACAACAGA GTTTCCCAAAAAAGAAAATCACATTGGATCGTACCTCGATATCTTCTGTGCAATCAATGGCAGATGGAACAAAAATAATGGATTCAGAATGCAACGACGTGGAGTTGAAACTCCTTTACGACCAGTATTTACAAAAGATTATGACAGAAATAAttctaaaaaagaaaacagaagaaaaggagaaattgTTTTTATCTCAGCTGGCCACAATAGCCAAGGAATATGATCACAACGaagagaaattatttaaattaaaaactaGAGAAAGAGATATAATAAATTTGTCCAAGatacaaaatgaaattgatTCTCAAATTCTAGATGTGAATAATTGCACTA GAGGAGAAGAGAATAAAATATTAGAGAAAATTCTATCGCAGTTATATGATCTTCTAAAACCTCTGGATATACTTCGTTGTGATAATATAGTTCTTCCTGAGACACCCGAGGAGTGGGAAGAAACAAAACAAGCCTTGAAATCGTGTTCAGAGAGTTTAAAGTCTATCATAGATTTAATTGGAACAAAAATTGAATCATATCAAAGCGTTAATGAGGGGATTAAGGAGTTTGTGCgtactttaaataatattaaagatCATCAAAGAag ATTAGAAAAAGAACTTTACGAGTTGCAAGCTCTTACATTGAAATCTGCATCCTTGACCTTAATGTAG
- the LOC126916136 gene encoding alpha-tubulin N-acetyltransferase-like isoform X1 — translation MEFKFNVNKLLPRKINKVTHTLIPEDFRGDRRELNECQRQLSRVLDDMGEASARAQGLNKSITSAVKLRDTDHVVYLLVDNEANNGLGSVVGLLKTGSKNLFMFDETGAHYQLKPRCVLDFYVHESRQRMGLGNILYQHMLSEENIRPVKLAIDRPSEKFLAFLDKYYGLSKIIPQNNKFVVFQGFFDDERQDVRTNRYSLPAKTSIDIGTSSIIHNNLGKSNSSLNGVAYSSPVSRSSFGRYAAARPPCSMANILSDSTPMKTPVQYSQYPLHNGNTFLLLLFSDEKPSTPAATQLKPERPRSLSLYSEEEQKQRTSELSTVPTPALPDYQPTPLATILRETEKTEKNMKPSPSCSQEVAGSNQHTRLDLKFYHSPLW, via the exons cGAATGCCAGAGGCAGTTAAGCAGAGTTCTCGACGACATGGGCGAGGCTTCTGCCAGAGCCCAAGGTCTGAACAAGTCAATAACCAGCGCTGTAAAACTTCGAGATACCGACCATGTTGTTTATTTATTAGTTGACAATGAAGCTAACAA CGGACTGGGCAGCGTGGTGGGATTGTTGAAGACCGGATCGAAGAACCTCTTCATGTTCGACGAGACTGGCGCTCATTATCAGCTGAAGCCAAGATGCGTTTTGGATTTCTACGTTCACGAGTCGCGGCAACGCATGGGCCTTGGAAATATTCTCTACCAGCACATGCTCTCC GAAGAGAATATTAGGCCCGTGAAATTGGCGATCGATAGACCTTCGGAGAAGTTCTTAGCCTTTCTAGACAAATACTACGGTCTCTCGAAGATTATTCCACAGAACAATAAATTTGTCGTTTTTCAAGGATTCTTTGACGACG AACGTCAGGATGTGAGGACGAATAGATACAGTTTACCTGCAAAGACCTCGATTGACATTGGTACTTCTAGCATCATACATAACAATCTTGGAAAGAGTAACTCTAG CTTAAATGGCGTTGCCTATTCTTCCCCTGTTTCACGCAGTTCGTTTGGTAGATACGCCGCTGCACGACCGCCTTGTTCCATGGCAAAT ATATTAAGCGATTCCACTCCCATGAAAACACCAGTTCAATATTCCCAATATCCTCTGCACAATGGCAACACGTTCCTTTTACTCTTGTTTTCGGA TGAAAAACCGAGCACGCCGGCTGCGACTCAACTGAAACCGGAACGACCACGATCGTTGAGCCTTTATTCGGAAGAAGAACAGAAGCAACGTACGAGCGAATTGTCAACAGTACCAACACCTGCTTTACCAGACTATCAACCGACTCCTCTAGCTACCATTTTACGAGAAACGGAGAAAACCgaaaaaaatatgaaaccaTCGCCCTCGTGTAGCCAAGAAGTAGCTGGTTCCAATCAACATACTCGATTagatttaaaattttatcattCTCCTTTATGGTAA
- the LOC126916136 gene encoding alpha-tubulin N-acetyltransferase-like isoform X2, giving the protein MEFKFNVNKLLPRKINKVTHTLIPEDFRGDRRELNECQRQLSRVLDDMGEASARAQGLNKSITSAVKLRDTDHVVYLLVDNEANNGLGSVVGLLKTGSKNLFMFDETGAHYQLKPRCVLDFYVHESRQRMGLGNILYQHMLSEENIRPVKLAIDRPSEKFLAFLDKYYGLSKIIPQNNKFVVFQGFFDDERQDVRTNRYSLPAKTSIDIGTSSIIHNNLGKSNSSSFGRYAAARPPCSMANILSDSTPMKTPVQYSQYPLHNGNTFLLLLFSDEKPSTPAATQLKPERPRSLSLYSEEEQKQRTSELSTVPTPALPDYQPTPLATILRETEKTEKNMKPSPSCSQEVAGSNQHTRLDLKFYHSPLW; this is encoded by the exons cGAATGCCAGAGGCAGTTAAGCAGAGTTCTCGACGACATGGGCGAGGCTTCTGCCAGAGCCCAAGGTCTGAACAAGTCAATAACCAGCGCTGTAAAACTTCGAGATACCGACCATGTTGTTTATTTATTAGTTGACAATGAAGCTAACAA CGGACTGGGCAGCGTGGTGGGATTGTTGAAGACCGGATCGAAGAACCTCTTCATGTTCGACGAGACTGGCGCTCATTATCAGCTGAAGCCAAGATGCGTTTTGGATTTCTACGTTCACGAGTCGCGGCAACGCATGGGCCTTGGAAATATTCTCTACCAGCACATGCTCTCC GAAGAGAATATTAGGCCCGTGAAATTGGCGATCGATAGACCTTCGGAGAAGTTCTTAGCCTTTCTAGACAAATACTACGGTCTCTCGAAGATTATTCCACAGAACAATAAATTTGTCGTTTTTCAAGGATTCTTTGACGACG AACGTCAGGATGTGAGGACGAATAGATACAGTTTACCTGCAAAGACCTCGATTGACATTGGTACTTCTAGCATCATACATAACAATCTTGGAAAGAGTAACTCTAG TTCGTTTGGTAGATACGCCGCTGCACGACCGCCTTGTTCCATGGCAAAT ATATTAAGCGATTCCACTCCCATGAAAACACCAGTTCAATATTCCCAATATCCTCTGCACAATGGCAACACGTTCCTTTTACTCTTGTTTTCGGA TGAAAAACCGAGCACGCCGGCTGCGACTCAACTGAAACCGGAACGACCACGATCGTTGAGCCTTTATTCGGAAGAAGAACAGAAGCAACGTACGAGCGAATTGTCAACAGTACCAACACCTGCTTTACCAGACTATCAACCGACTCCTCTAGCTACCATTTTACGAGAAACGGAGAAAACCgaaaaaaatatgaaaccaTCGCCCTCGTGTAGCCAAGAAGTAGCTGGTTCCAATCAACATACTCGATTagatttaaaattttatcattCTCCTTTATGGTAA